From Homalodisca vitripennis isolate AUS2020 chromosome 1, UT_GWSS_2.1, whole genome shotgun sequence, the proteins below share one genomic window:
- the LOC124363666 gene encoding uncharacterized protein LOC124363666, which produces MADGKLIPNLPPRTVVVIDNASYHNVQVDKCPSSKNTKSEMQDWLIQKNIAFSSSSLKVELYELIRQHKPAHIRYQIDEIMREHGHDILRLPPYHPELNAIELIWADVKNWVAAHNVTFNIHDVERLVNQKFETITETDWKKICENVKKMEEKFIGVQSQLEDTIESFVIDLGAESSEEDNSDFSEDDFEDGNLSGIEELI; this is translated from the coding sequence ATGGCTGACggaaaattaattccaaatttaccTCCTCGGACTGTTGTGGTTATTGACAATGCATCTTATCACAATGTCCAAGTAGATAAGTGCCCAAGTTCGAAGAACACTAAATCAGAAATGCAAGATTGGCTGATACAGAAGAATATTGCATTCTCATCGTCATCACTCAAGGTGGAGCTCTACGAGTTGATTAGGCAACACAAACCGGCGCACATTCGCTATCAAATTGACGAGATTATGAGAGAACATGGACACGACATCCTTAGGCTCCCTCCATATCATCCCGAACTCAATGCCATAGAGCTAATCTGGGCTGATGTAAAAAACTGGGTTGCAGCTCACAATGTGACTTTTAACATACATGATGTTGAGCGCCTTGTAAATCAGAAGTTTGAAACCATAACTGAAACGGACtggaaaaaaatatgtgaaaatgtcAAGAAAATGGAAGAGAAGTTCATAGGAGTTCAAAGTCAACTGGAAGATACCATTGAATCTTTTGTTATCGATCTTGGTGCAGAGTCCAGTGAAGAGGACAACAGTGACTTTTCTGAAGATGACTTTGAAGACGGGAATTTGTCAGGGATCGAAgagttgatttaa